A window of the Cystobacter fuscus DSM 2262 genome harbors these coding sequences:
- a CDS encoding MarR family winged helix-turn-helix transcriptional regulator encodes MKELDERERRAWSGLLRMQDDLRRHISRQLMQDSGLSWADFAVLFGLFQQPDGRLRVFELRDLLRWEKTRLIHQVSRMATRGLIERHACQDDSRGSVVALTEAGREIIQAAAPRHLQDIREVFFDVLSPRQLDVLADVAEAVLDNIDEKDGRESDLAE; translated from the coding sequence ATGAAGGAGCTTGACGAACGTGAGCGACGCGCATGGTCGGGGCTGCTCAGGATGCAGGACGACCTGCGCCGTCACATCAGTCGACAGCTCATGCAGGACAGCGGGCTCTCCTGGGCCGATTTCGCGGTCTTGTTCGGGCTCTTCCAACAACCCGACGGCCGGCTCCGGGTGTTCGAGCTGCGCGATCTGCTGCGCTGGGAGAAAACGCGGCTCATCCATCAGGTGTCGCGAATGGCCACCCGCGGCCTCATCGAGCGGCATGCCTGCCAAGACGATAGCCGCGGGAGCGTGGTCGCTCTCACCGAGGCGGGGCGCGAGATCATCCAGGCCGCGGCCCCGCGCCACCTTCAGGACATCCGGGAGGTGTTCTTCGACGTGCTCAGCCCACGGCAACTGGACGTCTTGGCCGATGTGGCGGAGGCGGTTCTCGACAACATCGACGAGAAGGACGGGCGGGAGTCCGACCTCGCGGAATGA
- a CDS encoding class I SAM-dependent methyltransferase codes for MTTITTAMLVAAATVRDGRRSPPLDVDIARGCLRASGAGGRFLLGLADNAVGRLLLGLVERLGVPALGAHFAWRKRYIRDWTDFACGTWARQLVVLGAGFDGLAAGMVRRHPRLVAFEVDRPASLATKARALRALDAACPRHVLLPGDLARTPLPALLSGVPAFDPARPTLFVAEGLLMYLDRAQVADLFAGMRDACGSTPEVIATAMLCPPGGRPAFLRARRWVTGWLRARGEPFRWGIAPGALARTMAACGLQVHRVADADDAAAPDPSPGELLFRGHL; via the coding sequence GTGACCACCATCACGACCGCCATGCTTGTCGCCGCGGCGACCGTCCGCGATGGGCGGCGCTCGCCGCCATTGGATGTCGACATCGCGCGTGGCTGCCTGCGCGCCAGCGGTGCGGGCGGCCGCTTCCTGCTCGGCCTCGCCGACAACGCCGTCGGGCGCCTCCTGCTCGGCCTCGTCGAGCGCCTCGGCGTGCCCGCGCTCGGGGCCCACTTCGCATGGCGCAAGCGGTACATCCGCGACTGGACCGACTTCGCCTGCGGCACCTGGGCGCGCCAGCTGGTGGTGCTCGGCGCAGGGTTCGACGGTCTCGCGGCCGGCATGGTGCGGCGCCATCCGCGCCTGGTCGCGTTCGAGGTCGACCGTCCCGCGAGCCTGGCAACCAAGGCCCGTGCGCTGCGGGCGCTGGATGCGGCCTGTCCGCGCCATGTTCTGCTGCCGGGCGACCTCGCGCGCACGCCGTTGCCCGCATTGCTGTCGGGCGTGCCGGCGTTCGATCCGGCGCGGCCGACGCTGTTCGTCGCCGAGGGACTCCTGATGTATCTCGATCGCGCCCAGGTCGCGGACCTGTTCGCCGGCATGCGCGACGCCTGCGGGAGCACGCCCGAGGTCATCGCGACCGCCATGCTCTGCCCGCCCGGCGGGCGTCCGGCGTTCCTGCGCGCGCGGCGCTGGGTCACGGGTTGGCTGCGCGCGCGCGGCGAACCGTTCCGTTGGGGCATCGCGCCCGGCGCGCTCGCGCGCACCATGGCCGCGTGCGGGCTACAGGTGCACCGGGTCGCGGATGCCGACGACGCCGCCGCGCCCGATCCGTCACCCGGCGAACTGCTGTTCCGCGGGCATCTGTAG
- a CDS encoding SDR family NAD(P)-dependent oxidoreductase — MGRVEGRTAIVTGGGKGMGAATVRLLAAEGANVIAADVDIASAEALAGELGPKVTAATLDVRSPESWSAVVDGAERRFGTVDILVNNAGIADPGELKDWDLARMQRMLDVNLIGVFNGVQAVAPGMRKLKRGSIVNIGSVGGFQGIPRMSGYVIAKWGVRGLTKTAALELGPYGIRVNAVHPGQTRTPMTADVVFDTSGIALGRVGEPEDIARAVLFFASDDSSFVTGAELAVDGGQLAGPADYSGLPR; from the coding sequence ATGGGAAGGGTAGAAGGGCGCACTGCCATCGTCACGGGCGGAGGCAAGGGGATGGGCGCGGCCACGGTGCGCCTCCTCGCCGCGGAGGGCGCCAACGTGATCGCGGCCGATGTCGACATCGCGAGCGCCGAGGCGCTCGCCGGCGAACTCGGCCCGAAGGTGACCGCCGCCACTCTCGACGTCAGGTCGCCGGAGTCCTGGTCAGCTGTGGTCGACGGCGCCGAACGGCGCTTCGGTACGGTCGACATCCTCGTCAACAACGCCGGGATCGCCGACCCTGGCGAGCTGAAGGACTGGGATCTCGCACGGATGCAGCGGATGCTGGACGTCAACCTCATCGGTGTGTTCAACGGTGTTCAGGCCGTCGCACCGGGAATGCGGAAGCTCAAGCGGGGTTCGATCGTCAACATCGGCTCGGTGGGCGGCTTCCAGGGCATCCCGCGGATGTCCGGCTACGTCATCGCCAAATGGGGCGTCCGCGGACTCACGAAGACCGCAGCGCTGGAACTCGGCCCATACGGGATCCGCGTCAACGCGGTGCACCCCGGGCAGACCAGGACGCCCATGACCGCCGACGTCGTGTTCGACACCAGCGGCATCGCCCTCGGCCGTGTCGGTGAGCCCGAGGACATCGCGCGCGCCGTGCTCTTCTTCGCTTCCGACGACTCCAGTTTCGTCACCGGTGCGGAGCTCGCCGTCGACGGCGGTCAGCTCGCGGGCCCGGCTGACTACTCAGGGCTGCCCAGGTAG
- a CDS encoding helix-turn-helix domain-containing protein: MNDRSRLMTALKQLLKARGWRYADLAEALGVSEPTVKRMLSSGRMDLARLEDVCARLDIDFFELARIARGTRDARTHLSPVQEAALADAPRLMTMFHLLCQGWRVDAVREAFALDRVESTRLLAALDRLDLIELLPGDHVRLRVPRDFAWRDDGPVRARYMHMASEEFLRDRFDGPGALFTLELRELGDASVAQLRRRLERVVAEFREAADLDVTLPAERRNSVGLLLAMRPWVFSIVDSLRADAAAKPAQLPAAPRARRR; encoded by the coding sequence ATGAACGATCGAAGCCGATTGATGACCGCGCTGAAGCAGCTGCTCAAGGCGCGGGGCTGGCGCTACGCGGACCTCGCCGAGGCGCTGGGCGTGTCGGAGCCGACCGTGAAGCGGATGCTGTCGTCGGGGCGGATGGACCTCGCCCGGCTCGAGGACGTCTGCGCGCGGCTCGACATCGACTTCTTCGAGCTGGCGCGGATCGCGCGCGGGACGCGCGACGCACGCACGCACCTGTCGCCAGTGCAGGAAGCCGCGCTGGCCGATGCGCCGCGGCTGATGACGATGTTCCACCTGCTCTGCCAGGGCTGGCGCGTCGACGCGGTGCGCGAGGCGTTCGCGCTGGACCGTGTGGAGTCCACACGGTTGCTGGCCGCGCTGGACCGGCTCGACCTGATCGAACTGCTGCCGGGCGACCACGTGCGGTTGCGCGTGCCGCGCGACTTCGCCTGGCGCGACGATGGCCCGGTGCGCGCGCGCTACATGCACATGGCCAGCGAGGAGTTCCTGCGCGACCGCTTCGACGGGCCCGGCGCGCTGTTCACGCTGGAGCTGCGCGAACTCGGCGACGCGTCAGTCGCGCAACTCCGCCGCAGGCTGGAACGCGTGGTCGCGGAGTTCCGCGAAGCCGCGGACCTGGACGTCACGCTCCCGGCGGAGCGCCGGAACAGCGTCGGCCTGCTGCTGGCGATGCGCCCGTGGGTGTTCTCGATCGTGGACAGTCTGCGGGCGGATGCAGCGGCGAAGCCGGCCCAGCTCCCCGCGGCGCCTCGCGCGCGCCGCCGCTGA
- a CDS encoding FAD-binding oxidoreductase yields MHPTRAATRRTILNDIHSHLNATEVAGVLTPASVLETCAAVRDCARHGRPLITVGTRHAMGGQQFLSDGLVLDTAGLDRILDFDPVRGLVTVEAGVRWPALLDWLAAHPDNHAGWTIRQKQTGADQFSLGGALASNIHGRGLLFAPFVEDVESIVLVDADGRCVEADRANESALFALVAGGYGLFGVVVRLRLRLERRQTLRREVRLCRSADLMVAFDAAIAAGCRFGDFQFAIDPAHDDFLDLGVLSCYRPVSGPAPEASTQKHLGPSDFAGLLLLAHTEPSRAFDAYAAFYLSTHGQRYASDTQQTGVYLDGYHLAVDTALGHRGSEMITELYVPRERLADFMARAADSLRRHRARPIYGTVRLIERDPTSLLAWAREPWACIVLNLHVHHDADGIAAAAGAFRALIDDALAFGGSYYLTYHRWATREQLEAAHPRIHAFLAEKDARDPAGRWDSDWHRHLRTLLEGRA; encoded by the coding sequence ATGCACCCCACCCGCGCCGCCACGCGCCGCACGATCCTCAACGACATCCATTCCCACCTCAACGCGACCGAGGTGGCCGGTGTGCTCACGCCAGCCTCGGTGCTCGAGACCTGCGCCGCCGTGCGCGATTGTGCCCGCCACGGCCGCCCGCTGATCACCGTCGGCACCCGCCACGCGATGGGCGGTCAGCAGTTTCTCTCCGACGGGCTCGTCCTCGACACCGCCGGCCTCGACCGAATCCTCGACTTCGACCCGGTGCGCGGCCTCGTCACGGTCGAGGCCGGTGTCCGCTGGCCGGCGCTGCTCGACTGGCTCGCCGCGCATCCCGACAACCACGCCGGCTGGACCATCCGCCAGAAACAGACCGGCGCCGACCAGTTCAGCCTCGGCGGCGCGCTCGCCTCGAACATCCACGGCCGCGGGCTGCTATTCGCGCCGTTCGTCGAGGATGTCGAATCGATCGTGCTGGTGGACGCGGACGGGCGTTGCGTCGAGGCGGACCGGGCGAACGAGTCGGCGCTGTTCGCGCTCGTGGCCGGCGGCTACGGGCTGTTCGGCGTCGTGGTCCGGCTGCGCCTGCGCCTCGAACGCCGGCAGACCCTGCGGCGCGAGGTACGCCTGTGCCGCAGCGCGGACCTGATGGTGGCGTTCGACGCCGCGATCGCGGCCGGCTGCCGCTTCGGCGACTTCCAGTTCGCGATCGACCCCGCGCACGACGACTTCCTCGACCTCGGCGTGCTGTCCTGCTACCGCCCGGTCTCCGGCCCCGCGCCGGAGGCCAGCACGCAGAAGCACCTCGGGCCGTCCGACTTCGCCGGGCTGTTGCTCCTCGCGCACACGGAACCCTCGCGCGCGTTCGACGCCTATGCCGCATTCTACCTGTCGACGCACGGACAGCGCTATGCCTCGGACACGCAGCAGACCGGCGTCTACCTCGACGGCTACCACCTCGCGGTGGACACGGCTCTCGGTCACCGCGGGTCGGAGATGATCACCGAGCTCTACGTGCCGCGCGAGCGGTTGGCCGACTTCATGGCGCGCGCAGCCGACTCACTGCGCCGGCACCGTGCACGGCCGATCTACGGCACGGTGCGCCTCATCGAGCGCGATCCGACGAGCCTGCTCGCATGGGCGCGGGAACCCTGGGCCTGCATCGTGCTCAACCTGCACGTCCACCATGACGCCGATGGCATCGCCGCGGCGGCCGGCGCCTTCCGCGCGCTGATCGACGATGCGCTCGCGTTCGGCGGCAGCTACTACCTGACCTACCACCGCTGGGCCACGCGCGAGCAGCTGGAGGCCGCGCACCCGCGCATCCACGCGTTCCTCGCGGAAAAGGACGCGCGCGATCCCGCCGGCCGCTGGGACAGCGACTGGCACCGCCACCTGCGCACCCTGCTGGAGGGCCGCGCGTGA